In one Curtobacterium citreum genomic region, the following are encoded:
- a CDS encoding glucose-6-phosphate dehydrogenase has translation MTDKRTLIIFGATGDLASRLLLPGLGTFLQSGRAVPVQLIGTGRSARSEDQWKDVVTKSFASQDVKGEEVDATLASTQFIQGDPTDPKHLEALLAAADAEPILYFALPPQIASDICEALQEVELPAGTTLAFEKPFGTDVASAKALNETVLKLVPEERVHRTDHFLGRTTVLNIIGLRFANRLFEPIWNADNIEKVDIFYDETLGLENRAQYYDEAGAMVDMIQSHLLQILGIVTMDAPADIDAVEFRSSLARVLRSTELKGGDATIASRRAVYTAGTIDGKELPSYQDEDGVDKSRGTETLAEIEVEVDTARWKGVPFTLRSGKALGASRKEVLITFKPVTRLPSGLSGRPKADTLRIVLNPDEIELSVSANGGGNPFEMGQVTLSSTFDDGELTPYGEVLNGIFHDDPLLSIRGDVAERCWEIVEPVVEAWKSGSVPLEEYRAGSRGPAEWVSSS, from the coding sequence ATCTTCGGCGCGACGGGCGACCTCGCCTCCCGCCTGCTGCTGCCGGGCCTCGGCACGTTCCTGCAGAGCGGTCGAGCGGTTCCCGTCCAGCTCATCGGTACCGGTCGCAGCGCCCGCAGCGAGGACCAGTGGAAGGACGTCGTCACGAAGTCCTTCGCATCGCAGGACGTCAAGGGCGAGGAGGTCGACGCCACCCTCGCGTCGACGCAGTTCATCCAGGGCGACCCGACCGACCCGAAGCACCTCGAGGCGCTCCTGGCCGCGGCCGACGCCGAGCCCATCCTGTACTTCGCGCTGCCGCCGCAGATCGCGTCGGACATCTGCGAGGCGCTGCAGGAGGTCGAGCTCCCCGCGGGCACGACCCTGGCGTTCGAGAAGCCGTTCGGCACCGACGTCGCCAGCGCGAAGGCTCTGAACGAGACGGTGCTCAAGCTCGTCCCCGAGGAGCGCGTGCACCGCACCGACCACTTCCTCGGTCGCACCACGGTCCTGAACATCATCGGTCTGCGCTTCGCGAACCGCCTGTTCGAGCCGATCTGGAACGCGGACAACATCGAGAAGGTCGACATCTTCTACGACGAGACCCTCGGTCTCGAGAACCGCGCGCAGTACTACGACGAGGCCGGCGCGATGGTCGACATGATCCAGTCGCACCTGCTCCAGATCCTCGGCATCGTGACGATGGACGCCCCGGCGGACATCGACGCGGTCGAGTTCCGCTCGTCCCTGGCTCGTGTCCTCCGGTCGACCGAGCTCAAGGGTGGCGACGCGACGATCGCCTCCCGCCGCGCCGTCTACACGGCCGGCACCATCGACGGCAAGGAACTGCCGTCGTACCAGGACGAGGACGGCGTCGACAAGTCGCGCGGCACCGAGACCCTGGCTGAGATCGAGGTCGAGGTCGACACGGCGCGCTGGAAGGGCGTCCCGTTCACCCTCCGCTCCGGCAAGGCGCTCGGCGCCAGCCGCAAGGAGGTCCTCATCACCTTCAAGCCCGTGACGCGCCTGCCCTCCGGCCTGTCCGGTCGCCCGAAGGCGGACACGCTGCGCATCGTCCTCAACCCGGACGAGATCGAGCTGTCGGTGTCGGCGAACGGCGGCGGCAACCCGTTCGAGATGGGGCAGGTCACGCTCTCGTCGACGTTCGACGACGGTGAGCTGACCCCCTACGGCGAGGTCCTCAACGGCATCTTCCACGACGACCCGCTGCTCTCCATCCGCGGCGACGTCGCGGAGCGCTGCTGGGAGATCGTGGAGCCGGTCGTCGAGGCCTGGAAGTCCGGTTCGGTCCCGCTCGAGGAGTACCGCGCGGGCTCGCGCGGCCCGGCGGAGTGGGTCTCGTCGTCCTGA
- a CDS encoding glycoside hydrolase family 15 protein, translating to MSTATPRNRIEDHALIGDTYTAALVGRDGTIDWACLPRFDSPSTFASLLGTEDHGHWTLRPSDPHATSVRHHHRDTLVLSTVWTTATGVVEVTEFMPVGAHRAAIVRRVRGLQGSVEVEQTLRIRFDYARALPWVRQIGGDEDPALLATAGPGSVVVRGVRFRADDHRHTNTTTVRDGEVLDTVLTWYPSHREPPAPLDVDAALHRTERWWRDWMGTAHTEGKYAEASRRSLLLLRAMTHGETGGVVAAATTSLPEDPGGERNWDYRYVWLRDASLALASLIAHGYRDEAAHWRGWLLRAIAGDPADVQIMYGIAGERELPERTLEELPGYLDSTPVRLGNGASTQYQGDVFGEVLAALHDARELGVEENADSWALQRALLGYVEEHWQEPDNGIWEMRGPRRHFTHSRAMIWAAFDRGVAAVEEFGLEGPVDRWRTLRDQVRAEIEEHGWNADRGAFRQHYDTDEVDASLLVLPQIGFCRADDPRMTGTVAAIEQDLRVGDHGLVLRYRTSAGFDGLSGSEHPFLACSFWLVEQYAASGRVEDAERLMDVLVGYANDVGMLSEEIDVATGHHIGNTPQVLSHLTLVSAADAIARARGEASGHRTRLAVHDGGTRSWTGGGRRAGSPS from the coding sequence ATGAGCACCGCGACGCCGCGCAACCGCATCGAGGACCACGCCCTGATCGGCGACACGTACACCGCAGCCCTCGTCGGCCGCGACGGGACGATCGACTGGGCGTGCCTGCCCCGCTTCGACAGTCCGTCCACGTTCGCGTCCCTCCTGGGCACCGAGGACCACGGACACTGGACGCTGCGACCGAGCGACCCGCACGCGACCTCGGTCCGGCACCACCACCGTGACACGCTCGTGCTCTCGACCGTGTGGACCACGGCGACCGGTGTCGTCGAGGTCACCGAGTTCATGCCCGTCGGGGCGCACCGGGCCGCGATCGTCCGCCGTGTCCGCGGTCTGCAGGGATCGGTCGAGGTCGAGCAGACCCTCCGCATCCGCTTCGACTACGCGCGTGCGCTGCCCTGGGTCCGGCAGATCGGCGGCGACGAGGACCCCGCCCTCCTGGCGACCGCCGGCCCGGGGTCGGTCGTCGTCCGCGGCGTCCGTTTCCGCGCGGACGACCACCGGCACACGAACACGACCACCGTGCGCGACGGCGAGGTCCTCGACACCGTCCTGACCTGGTACCCGTCCCACCGCGAACCGCCGGCGCCGCTCGACGTCGACGCGGCCCTGCACCGGACCGAACGCTGGTGGCGGGACTGGATGGGGACCGCGCACACCGAGGGGAAGTACGCCGAGGCGAGCCGACGCTCCCTGCTGCTCCTGCGCGCGATGACCCACGGCGAGACCGGCGGCGTCGTGGCGGCCGCGACCACGAGCCTCCCGGAGGACCCCGGCGGAGAACGCAACTGGGACTACCGCTACGTGTGGTTGCGCGACGCGTCGCTCGCCCTGGCGTCCCTGATCGCCCACGGGTACCGCGACGAGGCCGCGCACTGGCGCGGCTGGCTGCTCCGCGCGATCGCCGGGGACCCCGCCGACGTCCAGATCATGTACGGCATCGCCGGGGAGCGCGAGCTGCCGGAGCGCACCCTCGAGGAGCTCCCCGGGTACCTCGACTCGACCCCGGTCCGGCTCGGCAACGGCGCCTCGACCCAGTACCAGGGCGACGTCTTCGGCGAGGTCCTCGCCGCGCTCCACGACGCCCGCGAGCTCGGCGTCGAGGAGAACGCGGACTCCTGGGCGCTGCAGCGTGCCCTGCTCGGCTACGTCGAGGAGCACTGGCAGGAGCCCGACAACGGGATCTGGGAGATGCGCGGTCCGCGACGGCACTTCACGCACTCGCGGGCGATGATCTGGGCCGCGTTCGACCGGGGCGTCGCGGCCGTCGAGGAGTTCGGGCTCGAGGGTCCCGTCGACCGCTGGCGGACGCTCCGCGACCAGGTCCGCGCCGAGATCGAGGAGCACGGCTGGAACGCCGACCGCGGCGCCTTCCGCCAGCACTACGACACCGACGAGGTCGACGCGAGCCTGCTCGTCCTGCCCCAGATCGGGTTCTGCCGCGCCGACGACCCCCGGATGACGGGCACGGTCGCCGCGATCGAGCAGGACCTGCGCGTCGGCGACCACGGACTCGTCCTGCGCTACCGGACGAGCGCCGGCTTCGACGGGCTCTCCGGCAGCGAGCACCCGTTCCTGGCGTGCTCGTTCTGGCTCGTCGAGCAGTACGCGGCCTCCGGTCGGGTCGAGGACGCCGAGCGCCTGATGGACGTGCTCGTCGGGTACGCCAACGACGTCGGCATGCTCTCCGAGGAGATCGACGTCGCCACCGGCCACCACATCGGCAACACGCCGCAGGTGCTGTCCCACCTGACGCTCGTGTCCGCGGCGGACGCGATCGCGCGGGCCCGCGGCGAGGCGTCCGGGCACCGCACGCGGCTCGCCGTGCACGACGGCGGCACGCGCTCGTGGACGGGCGGCGGCCGCCGGGCCGGCTCCCCCTCCTGA